Sequence from the Elusimicrobiaceae bacterium genome:
GTTCTTGACAATGCTTTTGATAGCCGCTTCCCTCAAAACCATAAAATGAGTTTTCCAATACATGATCAGAAATCCCAAACGCTAAGCGTTGGACGGCCTGAGCCGTCATTCCTTCGGCAATTATGCCGCGGAAACCGGATGTGCTAAATTTAATCTCTTCGCTCATAAGTGCACATATTATACTAAAACGGGGGGAAATTTTCACTCTTTTTATATGGTACGTGAAGCAAGAGTATGAGCGCGGAGCTAAAAATGTTAAAATAACCTTATACTGAGGATTTTATGCATTTTGAATATGTAAAAGAATTTATTAAGAATGCCGGGTTACCTAATTTCCGTATCGCACAGGTAAAAGATGCGGTATATAAGAATGGTATTTCTTCTTGGCAAGAGGCGACGGCCTTGCCCGTTGCCCTGCGAGAACAGTTGGAAAAAGAGCGGCCCATTTTAAGTTTTACCGTTAAGAAAATGGTCTTTTCGGAAAAAGACCGCGTGGCTAAAGCTTTGTTGAAATTAAAAGATGGGTTACTGATAGAAACCGTTTTACTCAAACCGCATGAAGGGTGGAGCGTATGTGTTTCTACGCAAGTAGGCTGTGCGATGCGTTGTAGTTTTTGCAGTACGGGTAAGATGGGCTTTAAGCGGGATTTAACCGACGAAGAAATTGCGGACCAGGTACTCATGTGGTTTCAGTATGTCAAGAAGGAAAAACTTGGGGAACGCATTTCCCACGTAGTATTTATGGGAATGGGCGAGCCGTTGGTAAACTATTTGAATGTAGTAAAAGCGGTGCAGAATTTAACTAATCCGGATTTTTTGAATATTGGTGCGCGGCACATTTCTATTTCCACCTCGGGGATTGCTGATAAACTCCATAAACTGGCCACAGATTTGCCGCAAGTAAATTTGGCTATTTCTTTGCATAATGCAGACAATGACGAACGGACGAAATTAATGCCGGTCAACCGCCGCTATGATTTAGATGAGTTGCGTCTGGCGTTGGACGAATATCTGGCACTAACCGGCCGGCAGGTGTTTTTGGAATATGCGGTTATTGATGGCGTAAATAACCGACCGGAACATATCCGTAAGTTAGGCAAATGGATTCGGGATAGTAAATTTAGTTATTTGTTGCATGTTAATTTAATTGCTTGTAATTTAGGACGCGGTGACAAGACGGAAGACCGCGTTGTGCAGGAAATGGCAGATGCACTCAAGGCGATGGGTATCGGCGTAACAATCCGCAAAAGTATGGGGAACGATATCAGTGCTGCCTGCGGACAACTCGCCTCTAAAAACTAGGAGAAAAAATATGAAAAAAATAGCATTTTTATGTATGTTATGTGTGGAATTAAGCGCGTGCGCTTCATTGATGCAAAGCAATACCGATTGGATTGCGATAGGCCCGGCTTTTCCGGCTAAAAAAACACCGGCTGAAATTGAAATTTTTACAGACAAAAAGGACATTACACACCCCTATGGTAATTTGGGCCTTTTGCGTGTTAAAAACTTAACGCCCAATAGAGATTCGTTGAAACGCGGAGTGCAAGAAGCTCGTAAAATTGCGGCTTCTAAAGGCGGCGATGCTATTTTTATCGGTCAATACAATAATGCGGAAGACGGCATTGCAAATCCTACGGTTACTTTGATCGTCTATGTATTAAAGTACGGGGATAACCTGACGGAAGGCGATTACAAGGCCATGGAAGATTTTGAAATAGAGGGCGCGTTAAATAACAGCGTATCGTTCTAATTTATGTCATCTAAAAAAGCAATTGTATTATTCTCAGGCGGCCTGGATAGCACGACGTGTTTATACTGGGCCCTGGATAAAGGTTATACGTGCGAAACCTTGACGCTTTCTTATGGGCAACGGCATGAACGGGAAGTGCGTTCTGCGCGCACCATTGCAAATCGTTTGGGTGTGAAACAACATGAGGTGTCTTTGAATTTACCTTGGCTGGCGGCCAGTTCGCTGGTGGATACCAAGCAAACTATTCCCGACCATCCGCTATCTGAAATTACCAACGGACAAATTCCTTCCACGTACGTTCCGGGAAGAAATTTGATGTTTTTATCTATGGCGGCGTCTTTAGCCGATGTAGTACAAGCAGATGCAATTGTGGCCGGGCCCAATGCAATTGATTTTTCCGGTTATCCGGATTGTACGCCGGATTTTTTTCAAGCGGCCGGCAAAGCGATTGAACTGGGCACCGCATGGGGTGTACGACATGGAATAGAGGTGTTGGCCCCGCTGATGAAATTGAGTAAAACCGATATTGTTAAACTGGGAGCATCTTTGGGCGTACCTTTTGAATTGACTTGGAGTTGCTACAACGGCGGGGAAAAACCGTGCGGTTATTGTGACTCTTGCAAACTACGCGCACGAGGTTTTGCGGAAGCCGGTGTGAAAGACGGTTCGGTGGAGAGTTAATATGAAAAAATGTTTTGCAATTTGTTGTCTGTTACTCTGTGCGGGTTTTATTTGGGCCCAAGATGATACGTCGGCTCAACGCCCTTTGGCTTTAGCGGTGCGTCCTTCTGCAGAACAACGAAAATTATTCAAGCAACGTAACAAAGAAATCCGCCGCCTGACCAAACAATACCGTCGGGCCAGTGAAGAAGAAAAACCGTCTATTAAAAAACAACTGGCACAGCTTGTGTCTACCGCCACTGACGAAGGTTTGGCCTGGACAAAAGAGCGAATTGCGGCGGAAAAAGCAAATTTAGATATTTGGGAACAAAAGCTGGCTCAACAAGAAGAAAAGTTAGAAGAGATAAAAGCCCGTCGTGTTGACGAGATTTTAAGCGGGGAAGCCGAAAGGCGTTATAAACTAGCCCGCAAACGCTGGAAAAAAGAAATGAAAGCCGTCCGAAAATCTATGAAATAACTTGTTTTTATGAAATAAAACTCCCTGGGTTACTACAGTCCGGGGAGTTTTATTTTGTTGTTAAAGGTTGTCATCCTGAGGGGTTTTTGCTCAGGATCTGCGCCTTATTTGTTGTTATAAATCGGCCTTGAAGCGTAGTAAAAAAGAATCTGCAAATGGGGTAGTCTGTTTGATATGTATGAGTAAAGCGAGTTTATCAAACAGTCGTTTGCAGATTCTTTTTTGCTTCTTGGCCGAGAGTCTTTTTGGATACTTTTTCTTCGGGAAGAAAAAGTATTAGTAAAAAAAGCTTGACTCGTTTTTTTTTTTTGCTACGATTTCTTAGAACGCCGCTGTTTTCAAGGCACTTGCTTGTGAAAGATTGCATTACGGGCGTTTTAAGATTATTAAACAGGAGAATAAAAATGTCAAAGAAAGCCTTTACTTTAATTGAATTACTAGTCGTAGTTCTTATTATCGGAGTGTTAA
This genomic interval carries:
- the rlmN gene encoding 23S rRNA (adenine(2503)-C(2))-methyltransferase RlmN translates to MHFEYVKEFIKNAGLPNFRIAQVKDAVYKNGISSWQEATALPVALREQLEKERPILSFTVKKMVFSEKDRVAKALLKLKDGLLIETVLLKPHEGWSVCVSTQVGCAMRCSFCSTGKMGFKRDLTDEEIADQVLMWFQYVKKEKLGERISHVVFMGMGEPLVNYLNVVKAVQNLTNPDFLNIGARHISISTSGIADKLHKLATDLPQVNLAISLHNADNDERTKLMPVNRRYDLDELRLALDEYLALTGRQVFLEYAVIDGVNNRPEHIRKLGKWIRDSKFSYLLHVNLIACNLGRGDKTEDRVVQEMADALKAMGIGVTIRKSMGNDISAACGQLASKN
- the queC gene encoding 7-cyano-7-deazaguanine synthase QueC is translated as MSSKKAIVLFSGGLDSTTCLYWALDKGYTCETLTLSYGQRHEREVRSARTIANRLGVKQHEVSLNLPWLAASSLVDTKQTIPDHPLSEITNGQIPSTYVPGRNLMFLSMAASLADVVQADAIVAGPNAIDFSGYPDCTPDFFQAAGKAIELGTAWGVRHGIEVLAPLMKLSKTDIVKLGASLGVPFELTWSCYNGGEKPCGYCDSCKLRARGFAEAGVKDGSVES